In the genome of Hugenholtzia roseola DSM 9546, one region contains:
- a CDS encoding site-specific integrase: MNICFYRRKVNDKHYIYCKILYNSVYCLPFSVGIKLESPKQWQKGRFVGKFAQQYNDRITLIKSDLLQIYNRLVSLKEDITAQKIKDLYQNGEKPPISVLELYKGFIQKKLDDKTLADTTLQKYRLHLQEFEMFCNENHCMALQASNFGMQEVQSYFVFLSKKGNSLVTIRKKIGSLQKAFEEAELSELIPKSKIKAFRIKVRSQRKAIIFLTAKELSKLEQTQMPNERLEKIKDLFLFQCYTGLSFADMARFEFARDVRKEGDVFWLQMQRQKTGTPFFVPLLEKKVFILLEKYKNKLPLLGNGNYNVYLKEVAQVAKIDKPLTTHVGRKTFANAMLAKKGVSFEVLAKMLGHSDTRVTGEHYAQVLKERILKEMI; the protein is encoded by the coding sequence ATGAACATCTGTTTTTACAGACGAAAGGTGAATGATAAACACTATATCTATTGCAAGATATTGTATAATAGTGTTTATTGTTTGCCTTTTTCTGTGGGCATCAAACTCGAAAGCCCAAAACAGTGGCAAAAAGGGCGTTTTGTGGGCAAATTCGCCCAACAATACAACGACCGTATCACGCTCATTAAAAGCGATTTGCTACAAATCTATAATCGGCTTGTATCGCTCAAAGAAGATATTACAGCCCAAAAAATCAAAGATTTGTACCAAAATGGCGAAAAACCGCCTATTTCAGTCCTTGAACTCTATAAAGGTTTTATCCAAAAAAAATTAGATGATAAAACCTTAGCCGACACAACCCTGCAAAAATATAGGCTACACTTGCAAGAATTTGAAATGTTTTGCAATGAAAACCATTGCATGGCATTGCAAGCAAGTAATTTCGGTATGCAGGAAGTACAAAGTTATTTCGTCTTTTTAAGCAAAAAGGGAAATAGCCTTGTAACCATTCGCAAAAAAATAGGCTCTTTGCAAAAAGCCTTTGAAGAAGCCGAGCTTTCGGAATTGATACCGAAAAGCAAAATAAAAGCCTTTCGCATCAAAGTCCGCAGCCAAAGAAAAGCGATTATCTTTCTGACTGCCAAAGAGTTAAGTAAATTAGAACAAACCCAAATGCCTAACGAAAGGCTCGAAAAAATTAAGGATTTGTTTCTTTTTCAATGCTATACGGGTCTATCTTTTGCAGACATGGCGCGTTTTGAGTTTGCGCGTGATGTGCGAAAAGAGGGCGATGTCTTTTGGCTGCAAATGCAACGGCAAAAGACTGGCACGCCTTTTTTTGTACCGTTGTTAGAAAAAAAAGTATTTATCTTATTAGAAAAGTACAAAAATAAGCTACCACTTTTAGGAAATGGCAACTACAATGTCTATCTAAAAGAGGTCGCACAGGTAGCCAAAATCGACAAGCCCCTGACTACACACGTCGGGCGAAAGACCTTCGCCAACGCCATGCTCGCCAAAAAGGGCGTTTCCTTTGAAGTTTTAGCCAAGATGTTAGGGCATAGCGATACGCGCGTTACGGGTGAGCATTACGCCCAAGTTTTAAAAGAGAGAATATTAAAAGAGATGATTTAA
- a CDS encoding M23 family metallopeptidase: MKYPVSGRISSPFGWRIHPITKVNSFHNGIDIAAPTGTPIYAPMVGTVERVFWSDLGGNSVIIKHDDGTHTTGYAHLDQTFVKMGDKVKYGDVIGTVGNTGRSTGPHLHLTLRVNGTIVDPALHFPLQSKPNDFWGILGKWGKFLSLSVFFIALYFLITHIEKL, encoded by the coding sequence ATGAAATACCCCGTTTCGGGTAGAATTAGCTCCCCCTTCGGTTGGCGTATTCACCCTATCACCAAAGTAAATTCATTTCACAACGGCATCGACATTGCAGCCCCCACAGGCACGCCTATTTACGCGCCTATGGTAGGCACAGTCGAGCGCGTATTTTGGTCGGATTTGGGCGGAAATTCGGTCATCATCAAACATGACGACGGCACGCATACCACAGGCTACGCGCACCTCGACCAAACTTTTGTGAAAATGGGCGACAAAGTAAAGTACGGCGACGTTATCGGGACCGTGGGGAATACAGGACGCTCCACGGGTCCGCACTTGCATTTGACTTTAAGAGTAAATGGAACAATCGTCGACCCTGCCCTACATTTCCCTTTGCAATCGAAACCGAATGATTTTTGGGGCATTTTAGGAAAATGGGGCAAGTTTTTGAGTTTGTCGGTGTTTTTTATTGCCCTTTATTTTTTAATCACGCACATCGAAAAGCTATGA